One Lusitaniella coriacea LEGE 07157 DNA segment encodes these proteins:
- a CDS encoding pentapeptide repeat-containing protein, whose amino-acid sequence MINILLQLVGFVAAIALLVLPRPALAQATKYYDPPASYSNAMLMGKDFSGQTFHAAEFSNANLHSTDFSDADLRGSVFSASVMTEANLHSANLSYGMADQVDFTRADLSDAIFEETLFLVSTFEDTNITGADFTNAIFDGAQIKELCAKATGVNSQTGVSTSESLGCS is encoded by the coding sequence ATGATTAACATTCTTTTACAGCTCGTTGGCTTTGTTGCCGCGATCGCGCTTCTTGTTCTCCCGCGTCCCGCACTGGCTCAGGCAACCAAATATTACGATCCTCCCGCATCCTATAGCAATGCGATGTTAATGGGAAAAGATTTTTCCGGGCAAACCTTTCACGCGGCGGAATTTTCCAATGCAAATTTGCACAGTACCGATTTCAGCGATGCGGATTTGCGCGGTTCGGTGTTCAGCGCCTCGGTAATGACGGAAGCCAACTTGCACAGTGCGAATCTCAGCTATGGGATGGCAGACCAAGTAGACTTTACTAGAGCGGATTTGAGCGACGCAATTTTTGAGGAAACCCTCTTTCTTGTCTCCACATTTGAGGATACAAATATTACCGGGGCTGATTTCACTAACGCCATTTTCGATGGCGCGCAAATCAAAGAACTTTGTGCAAAGGCAACGGGGGTTAATTCTCAAACGGGTGTCTCCACCAGCGAGTCTTTAGGGTGTTCTTAG
- a CDS encoding SIMPL domain-containing protein, protein MLGLRSLAAALTLLSLTFPMSAEAQERVLRTLTVTGQGEEVIPTTITRVQLGVEVRGNTAEEVQQEVASRTAAVVDLLRSRNVEQLQTTGIRLQPQYDYRNDERRFRGYVGTNSVSFRIGTEQAGGLMDEAVKVGATKIDGVSFLATDRAIASAEKEALRDATQDAQEQAEVVLNALNLTRKEIVSIQINGANSPRPPMLQNAMLRSESASTPVIGGDQVVRASVTLEILY, encoded by the coding sequence ATGCTGGGATTGCGTTCTCTGGCTGCTGCCCTAACCTTATTGAGTTTAACGTTTCCCATGTCTGCTGAAGCTCAAGAACGTGTCTTGCGCACCCTAACCGTTACCGGACAAGGGGAAGAAGTGATTCCCACCACCATCACGCGAGTACAGTTGGGGGTTGAAGTGCGCGGCAATACTGCCGAAGAAGTCCAGCAAGAAGTCGCGAGTCGCACGGCTGCGGTTGTCGATTTATTGCGATCGCGCAATGTGGAACAACTGCAAACAACAGGCATTCGACTGCAACCCCAATACGATTACCGCAACGACGAACGGCGCTTTCGCGGCTATGTTGGCACGAATTCCGTCAGCTTCCGCATTGGCACAGAACAGGCGGGAGGTTTGATGGATGAAGCGGTTAAGGTTGGGGCAACGAAAATTGATGGTGTAAGCTTTTTAGCAACAGATCGCGCGATCGCGTCCGCCGAAAAAGAGGCACTGCGCGATGCAACCCAAGACGCACAGGAACAAGCTGAAGTCGTTCTCAACGCCTTAAATCTTACCCGAAAGGAAATTGTCAGCATCCAAATTAACGGCGCGAATTCCCCACGCCCCCCCATGCTACAAAATGCAATGCTGAGATCGGAAAGTGCTAGCACTCCTGTTATTGGCGGCGACCAAGTAGTTCGTGCTTCGGTAACGTTGGAAATTCTTTACTAA
- a CDS encoding RtcB family protein, which yields MPYEQLKLSTEKPVLSWAGHPLASQEIQMAKNVSSLPFVFKHVALMPDVHLGRGALVGSVVATKDAVIPAAVGVDIGCGMAAVKTPFHAKQLDGKLKKIRKDIEAAIPVGFNQNKIADRDASNWQGWQDFKNLHSGVSDLKGKAMRQLGSLGGGNHFIELCLDSEEQVWMMLHSGSRNIGNVLAQCHISTAKDLAKMTQTYLPDPDLAYFVAGTPKFEAYWHDLQWAQNYARYNRDVMMVRFKRIVEKHLAGGKPTKPLLEVNCHHNYAEKEVHFGEEVYLTRKGAVRAQEEDYGIIPGSMGAKSFIVKGKGNLASYCSCSHGAGRKMSRTKAKKQFSLDDLLEQTQGVECRKDKGILDEIPGAYKSIDEVMNQQLDLVEIVATLKQVVCVKG from the coding sequence ATGCCTTACGAACAGCTTAAACTCTCTACTGAAAAACCCGTTCTCTCTTGGGCGGGACATCCCCTCGCCAGCCAAGAAATCCAGATGGCAAAAAACGTGTCATCTCTTCCTTTTGTCTTCAAACACGTTGCCCTCATGCCTGACGTACACTTGGGTAGAGGCGCACTTGTGGGTTCGGTTGTTGCCACCAAAGATGCAGTCATCCCGGCAGCAGTTGGCGTGGATATTGGTTGCGGAATGGCAGCAGTGAAAACGCCCTTTCACGCCAAGCAATTGGATGGCAAACTCAAAAAAATCCGCAAAGATATTGAAGCGGCAATTCCCGTTGGTTTCAACCAAAATAAAATAGCCGATAGAGATGCTTCTAACTGGCAGGGATGGCAAGACTTCAAAAATCTGCATTCCGGCGTAAGCGACTTAAAAGGGAAAGCGATGCGGCAATTGGGTTCTCTGGGTGGCGGCAATCACTTCATCGAACTGTGTCTCGACAGCGAAGAACAGGTATGGATGATGCTACACTCCGGTTCCCGCAATATTGGCAACGTGCTGGCGCAGTGCCACATCAGCACGGCAAAAGACCTGGCAAAAATGACGCAAACCTATCTTCCCGACCCGGATTTGGCTTATTTTGTCGCTGGAACGCCAAAATTTGAAGCATATTGGCACGATTTGCAGTGGGCGCAAAACTACGCTCGTTACAATCGAGATGTGATGATGGTGCGGTTTAAGCGAATTGTTGAGAAACATTTGGCAGGGGGAAAACCCACAAAACCTTTATTGGAAGTCAATTGCCATCACAACTATGCGGAAAAAGAAGTGCATTTCGGCGAAGAAGTTTACCTCACTCGTAAGGGTGCAGTCCGCGCGCAGGAAGAGGATTATGGGATTATTCCCGGTTCGATGGGTGCAAAGTCTTTTATTGTCAAAGGGAAGGGCAATTTAGCCAGCTATTGTAGTTGTTCCCACGGTGCGGGTCGTAAAATGTCTCGCACGAAGGCGAAGAAACAGTTTTCCCTCGACGATTTGCTCGAACAAACCCAAGGGGTGGAATGCCGCAAGGATAAGGGTATTTTGGATGAAATTCCTGGAGCTTACAAATCCATTGATGAGGTGATGAATCAGCAATTAGATTTGGTGGAAATTGTCGCCACGTTGAAACAAGTTGTTTGCGTTAAAGGGTGA